In Myotis daubentonii chromosome 11, mMyoDau2.1, whole genome shotgun sequence, the genomic window gataaaacaaaaaacctcttctACCATGTTTTTTCTAGACTGTGCAGAGCTGTGCTCACAGAGACGGCTTCTTTCACTTCTCCACTGTGCAGGAATTCAGTTGTATATAAAATTGAACCTGCTCAGAAGCTGAGGGAGACTAGAAATGATGGGTCCATATCCGGGTGCGTTGTCATACAATTCAAACAACGGTGCGGCTACCAGCTTGTAATTTTTAGGGACTGCGAACAAGGCTTTCTCTTGAAGTTGAACCAAAAACAACTTCTTATGTTCCTTCGGTTTTGTAATATGTGCAGGAATATATGGATACTGAGGAGGTTCAAAATTTGGTCTCCACCAGTTACCAATGCAGTCATCAATGACCCAGTCTTGCAGGACTCCATCTTGACGACCTAGTATCTCTGTCATTAGGCGTTTTAGTCCTTCAACTTTGTCTTCTCCTGGGTTAAGTTCACCACCAGGTAGTTTGAAGAAAGTTGTTCCCAGCTGTAGCAGTAGCACATGGGGTAGTCGGTGCTCATGTACAATCAGAACCCCTTCTACAGTCCTCCTCATTCCAATTTTATCAAATTCCTCCCTCATGCGTTGAAATCTGGCTGCAACAGAGCTGTCCTTCTCATAGAGGGGCTCTTTTGTACCAAAAGTATAATTGGTAAGAGGGTACAGGTTGATGGTGCGCTCCAAGGTGAGGGGCTTGGTCTGCTGGATGTACTTGTTGCCGAACTGGTTGACCCCCCGCGGCCAGCCGGTTTGTGAGCGATTGGGCGGCACCACGGACATGCTGGCGAGAACTGGCGGCGAGCGGAAagcggggagaggcagggagacttCCCGGGTGCGGGCAGCGGTTGTCGGTGTCCCACTCAGCAACCGCGGCCCGCCCTTAACGTGAAAGCGGTAGAGCAACCtctctatttttattatagtacCTCATTCCTGCCCACAGTTGGCCTTGATGTTTCTAAATCCAGAGCTTTTCTGACTCAAACTCTTTATAAAACATgctgtcgccgaaaccggtttggctcagtggatagagcgtcggcctgcggactgaaaggtcccgggttcgatcccggtcaagggcatgtacctgggttgcgggcacatccccagtgggagatgtgcaggaggcagctgatcgatgtttctctctcatcgatgtttctgactctctatctctctccctttctctctgtaaaaaatcaataaaatatattttttaaaaaaaacatgctgTCTTCTGCCAGTATGCTGAAGGAATACATGTCTGGCTACTTGGGGCAGGTAAAATATGTGGTATTTTTACAGAAGTATTAGTTATTTTGTGGTACTGGTGGGCACTTAAAGTCATGTTTACTTAAGCTATTTAGGTCCTATTTCAGCACCCACTACAATATAATGGAACACATCTTATCTCAGCTATACTAAATTTAATTTATCTAATTGTTATTCAGAATCCCACCTCCTCTACCAGCCTTCTGCAACACCCcactattattttcttccttcagtATCTCTCATGAGAAAAACTTCCAAGTATTCTAGATTCACATTTAATCTTATTCAGTTCAATCccttatgcaaattaaaaccttttcattttatgtattCACATATTCAAATGCCAACATTTTGTGATGATTTAAGTATTGTTGCTTAACACTAACAAAAATTCccaagtgttttttttaatatgactgAAATTATGGATACACATAGGAATAAACACTTTGAGAAGTACCTTTCAAACAGCAAAGGTTTTCAAAATTTTGCTATCTTAAATTAACATGCTGACATAATTAGCATATTTTAAGCTCTAAAACCTCAATAGATTAGTTGGCCTGGTAGGTGGTTTTTGAGTGTCatcttatgaaccaggaggtcacagttccattcccggtcagggcacatgcctggcttgtaggctcgattcccagtagggagtgttcaggaggcagctgatcaatatttctctcccatcatttatgtttctctctctccctctcccttcctctctgaaataaataaaaatatatttaaaataaattagatagggttttgttggttttgtttttcctaagAAGCAATTGAGAAACCAGCTACGTGGAATGGAAAATAGACCGGGTATCTTAGAAACTTATTaagatactagaagcccagcacgcTAAATTGTGCGGCCCCACCCACTTGTGCCTGCCCACCCGTGCCAGTCTTTGGTCATTTCGGTGTTaggaccacaggccttttataatatagactagaggcccggtgcacaaaattttgtgcactcgggaggaggaggggctccctcagcccagcctgtgccctcttgcagtctgggacccctcgggagataacgacctgctggcttaggcctgctcccaggtggcagagggcaggcctaatccctaggtgcagcccctggtcgggctcagagcagggccgattggggagttggggcgccgccccctgtcatgcacagagcagggcggatcgggaggttgtgatgccaccctcagtcacgaacagggtagggccaattgggggtttggggcaccgccccctgtcacactcaaggcagggtcgatggggaggttgcagtgccaccccctgtcatgcacagagcagggccaataggggaattggagcaccaccccctgtcacacacagagcagggcagatcagggggttggggcgccgcaccctgtcacactcagggcagggccgatggggaggttatggctctaccccgtcacacacagagcagggcccatggggggcagaggagttggggtgctgcaccctgtcacacacagagcagggctgatcagggggttggggcgccacaccctgtcacacacagagccgcagggcgatcagggggttggggagctcccctctatcaggcatagagcagggctgatcagggggttggggtgccttcccctgtcacaaacagagcagggcggatagggaggttatggcccggccccctgtcacacacagagctgcagggcgatcagggggtttgggcgctgccccctgtcacgctgatcccagtgctgggaggcatattacccttttactatgtaggatagaggcctggtgcacaggtggggcccggctggtttgccctgaaaggtgtcctggatcagggtgggggtccccactggggtgcctggccagcctgggtgaggggatgatggctgtttgcagctggtcacaccccatttagggtgggggtccccactggggtgcctggccagtctgggtgaggggctgagggctgttttcaggctggcaggtgactgaagctcccaaccgctcctttttttctttttcttttttattctgggccagctttagctctgcctccagctctgaggcctcggctgctgaaagcaggtatcaggtttgtttgggttctataattgaaacactgtttcaactccagctctgagatcccggctggctgaaagcaggtttctggggttttgtttagcttctatatttgtaacaatgtttcaaactgcaagctcagaggccggcagcggcaggcggggaatgttggagtcctctgtcactgaagcaagcaagcatcgtgttcacttcaagctgcctggctgccggccgccatcttggctggcagttaatttgcatatcgccctgattagccaatgggaagggttgcagaatgacaccaatttgcatgtttctcttttattagtgtagatttcaaaGGTTCCCAACActattttacatatgtctttGGAAACTATCCTAATCTTCCTTTATGGAATAATTTCTTCAATATCAAATTgaagtttttattgaatttgactGTGAGGTTGTATGTAATAAAATTTGATGAACCgcattaaaaattaagttatgcaTCAAATGGTGTCTTAGGAATGCTCATTTAAAACAAAGGTAATTTATAATCCCACAATACTGTATATCTCACAATTTTACTTTATTCAGAAAATGGCCTAAATTGGCTGGGCAGAGACTATAGCTCTAAAGTGCTGCATTGTTAAACCTGGTTACTTAGGGTTTTAACTTTACTGGCAATTTCTAGTAAATAAGAAAGCCTTCCACCTAGAATGCTTCCCTTTATTCtagcagtggtaggcaaactcattagtcagcagagccaaatatcaacagtacgattgaaatttcttttgagagccaaattttttaaacttaaactatataggtaggtacattgttattaacttaattaggatactcctaaagcttaggaagagccacacacactcaaggggccaaagagctgcatgtggctcacgagccgcagtttgctgaccacgggtctagggaaATACATTTGTATTTCAGTCAACAATCAACCACAAAGAAGCATTCTGACcgccccccaccttttttttacACAATTAGTTAAATCTCGGTTTCTTCTTTCAAAGTGGGAGTTTTGGCTTTTGTGGTTTTGCTATGTGACTTCAAGAAGCTGAGGTAGAAATATGAGCAAGTTCAGCTTTGGTTGAAGGGGAAGAAGCCAGAGTTTATAAATGCCTCAGGTATTTCCAATAAATTGGAGGTCACCAGAAAAGATGTTAGGATAATAAATCTAGCTTCTAAGTATATACTCCCTTTACCCAGTGGGGAGCCTCCTGGGATCATTTGTCTGCTGTTCATTATCTTGTCTGCATTATTCAACAGCTCTGTTCTTGCTCAATGGGCTTCAGAGAGCTTTTAACAGCTGCAGCAACCTCCAATTTTTACTtaagttctctttctctttgtaatagaaaaaaaaaccctctaagaaaaggaaaagaaagaaaacctgtcTTTGATGCCCAAGACCTACCTACATGATTGAGCCCATGGCAAAACTGAGTTTATTTCACATTAACTATatcagttttaaaatgtaatatttgagATGCCAAAGAGACAGTTTACATTCAAATACTAAGAACATGAGGGTTTAAAAAATTCCAAACCATCTAAATTATTTGATGTAAaggcaaaaatttttttttaatttcttagagATACTAAGTTTAAGCTCTATTTTAAGGAAGATTCTATTTTGTACATGACAAACCCAGAAAGTTTTTAAAAGCACCAAAAATATCTATTATAACctggaaagagaaaataagcttTAAAGAAAGGGAAGAGCCAGTTTATTAGCTTAATCAGGTAAAAAATTCTGCATTTGATTGTTGCAATTAGGACATAATTAGCTACATAGTTAAGTTGGTTTTCAGCTAGGTTGATGTTATTCATGATCATGATCTCACTGACTAGGAGGAGTCTCTTGAATCTAACTGACCTAAAGCTATCATGGTGAAATAAAGTATGGTTATTCTGTTTATCAATCAGATGATGGATAAACTAAAATACAGTAATTTTTCCAATGACCAGAAGCAGGGCTCCTATTTGAAACTAAAGATACCTGATGACGAAAACCGCTAAAACTAGCTAGAAGGAATGGGAGCTAAGGAAGCACTTGAGGGACTTTTCAAATGGTGACTATTTCACCTAAGTTGTGTGAGATTCAAAGGACTCAGGAATATATTCTCATCAATGCTACTAAGAACCATTATGATCAGTTTGTACTGATCCCAGCAACTAAAGGTAAAGAATATAAAGAGGCTGTTGTGAATGGAAAGCttatgaggaaaataaattaaaaataaatccacatCATGTCATTTATAAGGAATTACTTAGTTATCCAAGGACAATGTGACTTGTAATTAAAACTACATGAACTACCCATTTTACTACATGGGTTATGCTTTGGATTAAAATGTGTTCAGGAtgggagtgggaggaaggaatacttgtagacaaaataaagacatttaagcTTGCTCCCGCGGCCTGGAGATTCTCTGATCTTCAGCAAGAGAAGAAGGTTTGCAGAGGTGACAGTCCGTGTCCAGAATGGAATGTCTTGATCTATGTACGATAACAAGGGACTGCAATTTCCTCGCGTTAGATCATCATATTAAAAACTAAGGGAGCTTTTCAGTGCCACCATTTGATCAGATTAAGGTCCTTGGAGTTGTACAAAACACAGCTCATCGTTAGCCACCCAAAGTCTGAAAGCATCTTTAAAGTGGCATAGAAATGCTAAATAGTCCGACACCTGAACACTGCCTGACATCCGAGTAAATACCAAAGACCTCTTCAATGATCAGGATATTTGTTACTGGGGAAAATCCAGATAATAGGCTgactctgtggttggagaatatgTAAGTAAATGCCTGAAACTTTTATCCAAATCCTTGGTGTAGTTTTATCTGGACCACCCAAAGCACAGTAAATACTATGAAAGCAAATATGACTTTTGTCACTTGCTTTCTAAGATGTAAGAATAGTGGCACAACAGAATTGTAAAGGCTATGTACTGcttctcaaaattattttctgaattacTAAACATCCCAAATCTAAAGCTGCTTCCTTAAACTCAGTATGTAAAATTCCTGGAATTCAGTATGGAAAAATAGCTCTTGAATGTCTGATCCAATTTGGCATTTGTTTTATATGTTAATTCCCTGTCTTAGACAAACTAGACAATTGATCTTGCAATTCAGTGAATTTGATTCTTGTCATTACCACCCTTTGCTGTGTACTCAGCACAAAATGAAAGGTTTAAAATGGGGCACCATTAAAGCATCTCCGTGTCACAAGTGGGCACCCAAATTGTGAAAATAACtccaatgttttgttttgtttttgcttctgtttttaaCTTCACCACCGCTACAGTTAAGTCTCAGGTCTCTACACTCAGGGAAAAGATaattaatcaatatttttttttttagctgattTCCATATTGTCTGCCAACCAAGACAATTTATATAtcataataagaaaagaaaacagactcTTCCAAATGTATCATTTATACCCaagatgtctttttaaaaacttccaatGTAAGAACAGTTCTGCTGATCGATTATATATAATTAGGGAGAAAAAGGGGTAGTAGGTAGACTCACCATTCAAGTAAAAACCATATGATGTTCAACTAAATTTTCAGTTTTATAGATTTACAAAATGCTCTCTAATCTTCACCACTGGTTCTCTTTACAAAGGTAATTTAGTCTCAGAGTAACTGGAAACATCTTCATTCAGTTATAATATTCATTATACCACAGTGGTTTGTGCTTCATTCTTACTTCCAGGTTAGTCCAAGAGAgccaaagtgttttgttttgtttttgaaaaggtgagggtggggaggaagggggaatgtCCTTGAGGCAATTTATGCTTCCCTTTGTCTATTAACTTTACCCAGATCGGTTTTTGAGTGTGGAGAAGTTGTTGATGAAAACAGACATCACTATGTGTAGAGCAAAGCCCAGAGGCTGTGGCATGAAGCACTGGCTAAAGACCCTTCCACATAGGTGGCTTAACCCACAAGATAtaactgttgttgttgttttaaatttttatttagatatagagagaaacatcaatttgtttttccatttatttatgcattcattcgttgattcttctatgtgccctggccagggattgaactgcaaccttggtgtattgggacatggcgctaaccaactgagctactcagccagggtgACACATAACTGTTTTTTAAGGGACTCAGACACAGCTATGAAGCATCAACCCTGTATTATACTTGAAATCAGGAAACTATGGCCTATAGGCCAAATCCACATGCCATCTATTATATATCACAGGAGCtaagaataatttttacattttttaatagttaaaaagaatcaaaaatattatacaataacattataattttagtgtccataaataaagttttatcggGACACAGCCATGCTCACTCATTTACATaatgtctatggctgcttttgcacaATACCAGAGTGGATTAGTTGCTGCAGATACCACGTGGCTTGCAAAGCCTCAAATATTTACTCCCTAGCTCCTTACAGAAAGAGTGCTAGGGGTAATAtgtatattattccatttaagCAGCTATAGTCCCAAAACATTTTAGGAACTGAATTTATTCCTCACCATTGTTTAATCACTTGTATATTTTCATTACACTTAaggaactttatttttctcaaagaagTATATTGCCAATGTCAAAAAATTTTTAGATTTGTGATTGCTAGAATAGTAGCACAAAGACCAGTGTCTTATAagaatttctctctcctttctttctatcTCCTTATTAATTGCATAAAATGGATCTTTAGAAGAGTTGGAAAATTCCAcaaccatagaggaaaaaaactTAGCTTATTCTCAGGCAGGGCCAAACGTTCTGTAATACATTTACTTTTCCAAACACGGCTGGAAAACTTGGTCACTGAAGCAGCTGTAAAAATGGAAATGCAATCACAGAAGGAGTTATCAGCCTTATGAATTGAGGCGTCTTGATACTACTTGACATTCATTCTCAATTACCAAGTTCAGGCTTCTTGCCTTCATTGAGCAGCACTACAGAGCACCTCACATAAATGAGTGGATTCTGGGCAGCCATGATGGTGTAAGTAGCATGCTTCACTTCGTCAAAAGGACTTGGGTCAGCCAACGAAGCACTAAGCATTAAATTATTTCTGACAGCAGCCACAGGCTATTAGAATGTAACCCGCCTCTCTGTTTCAGATGTTTATCTTTGAAGAAACCACTCACATCTTTATTGCAGTCATAAAGTCTGTTgtaatgataaaaatgaaaaagacatttAACCTGTACCTACGCACTGGAGCACAGCTCTGGACGTATTAATTGCCTTCTCTCACACTTTCTTCACTTCTAAGTTATAAGGTAAGACTTATGGGGAGTGCAGAGTGGAAAGGGGTTGCTAGGGAGTAAACAAGATAGGAATCTGGGATGTATCAGATGCCTTGTCTCCCCAAGAATATGGATGGAAATGAATAGGGAAAGCTGAGTTTTGTCCAGACATGAATGCTCTTGTTGCAAAGTGTTTATAGTAACCTCAAGAATTATAAGATACAGAAATATATAAAGCTTCTTTTGAAtttgacattttataaaattgtacaaTGTTAGAACTCAAAgaatctatattttatatattcatctcTTCTATTAAGGTATAATTGTCATATACCATTTTACTAGTTTCGGCTGTGCAatgtaatgattcaatatttgtatatattgcaaaataaccaccacaataagtctacTTAACACCTGTCACCATACAtacttacacatttttttcttgtgatgagaatttttaagatgcactctcttagtaactttcaaatgtgcaacacagtattattaactatagtcaccaggCTGTACATTGCATCTccatcacttatttattttataactggaaatttgtaccttttgatccTCTTCATCCATTTTCCCTACCCTCACTTCCCTATATATGAGGTGGGGTGAAAGTAtatttgcagttgtgagtacacaaaacacagagtttattcttgtaccattatttattaattattgtattattttccgtatgaacaactataaacctacttttgccataccCTGTAGTCATCTCTTTATTGAGTGTCTAGTATGTTTCAGACACtgtcttaaataaaaatatatatgactaCCAATCATGTTCAATGCTACTACCAGAAGGAAGAGAGTACTTTAGAGTCTAATGGGAATGGTCTATGTTAGCTGAGGGGATGAGTAAATGTCAGGCAAGGTGTCTCTGAGGACAAGGCATTTAAACTGGgataagaaagaagagaagaaaccaGGTAGGAAAAATGTTCCATGACCAAATGGCCAGTACTGGTTAGGATTGTGTGAAGGAATGTGGTCTTTTCAAGGGAGCAAACAAGTCGCTAAGGTTTAGagatatattttgtaaattttgaTCCCATCTATGTGAATAGAAGATGATTCTACTCCCAGGGCAGATTTATTGATTGAaactgatattttaatttttaggagaGAGATGTGTTATGagcaaaattatttaatttgtaaTTATGTACCTGGTTTATTAAATTGTGTGgttaatagaaaaattaaagttgTGAAAAATGTGTGACATGGAATCAGCAAGTATGTTCAATATCCAAATTTTCAAAGCTTTTTGGTATTATCCTAGttataaaaagaaatggtaaGGTATGGGGATAGAAATTTGCTTCCCATCTCTGCCTGCATTACCAGGACTAAGATGCTTTGGTTCTAGAAACCATTTGCCCAGGAAGTTGCACAAGACCTAAGAGTTCCAGGGCAATGTTGCAACTTGTCTCCTATAAAACTACTTAAGACAAGAGATTCACTCCTTTCGTATATGAAGAGCGTGGCAGATAAATCACTAAGGAAAGAGCCCATAATCTCATAGGAAGAAGTAGATAAAGAATGTAAGCAGGCAGTTTACAAGAAGTGCTAGTACAAACAGCCTTgaacataaaaagatgttcaaccccCACTCTCAGTGAAAGAAATTCCAGTTAAAACTACATTGAGTTATCATTTTCAAGGACTCATTAGCAAAGATGAAACTGATAATGTAGAGTCATGGCAAGCGTGTGGGGGATTTTCACATACACTGTTGATGGGAGTGTAAACTGGCGCTCTTTATTTGTGGAacaattagaaacatcaattcaagTGAAACTTCCCATTCCTCTTGACTGGACAGTCTTCATTCAAAAAATTTATCTTATAGTGACCTCAGCACTTGTAAAAGAAAGTATAATTGTGAAGATACGGTATCATTgtttgtaaaagaaataaaaaatggaagcaGCCAAATTGCTCAACAATTGGGTTTGAGATAAATAGCATATGCTATCCATTTAGACAACAAAATAC contains:
- the LOC132212013 gene encoding cleavage and polyadenylation specificity factor subunit 5-like codes for the protein MSVVPPNRSQTGWPRGVNQFGNKYIQQTKPLTLERTINLYPLTNYTFGTKEPLYEKDSSVAARFQRMREEFDKIGMRRTVEGVLIVHEHRLPHVLLLQLGTTFFKLPGGELNPGEDKVEGLKRLMTEILGRQDGVLQDWVIDDCIGNWWRPNFEPPQYPYIPAHITKPKEHKKLFLVQLQEKALFAVPKNYKLVAAPLFELYDNAPGYGPIISSLPQLLSRFNFIYN